A single region of the Phyllostomus discolor isolate MPI-MPIP mPhyDis1 chromosome 14, mPhyDis1.pri.v3, whole genome shotgun sequence genome encodes:
- the SNAPIN gene encoding SNARE-associated protein Snapin translates to MAGAGSAAVSRAGTPVAGPAGRDLFAEGLLEFLRPAVQQLDSHVHAVRESQVELREQIDNLATELCRINEDQKVALDLDPYVKKLLNARRRVVLVNNILQNAQERLRRLNHSVAKETARRRAMLDSGVYPPGSPSK, encoded by the exons ATGGCGGGGGCTGGTTCCGCTGCTGTATCCAGGGCGGGGACCCCGGTGGCCGGGCCTGCAGGCCGCGACCTTTTCGCCGAGGGGCTCCTCGAGTTCCTGCGACCTGCTGTGCAGCAGCTCGACTCTCACGTTCACGCCGTCAG AGAGAGCCAGGTAGAGCTGCGGGAACAAATTGACAACCTAGCTACTG AACTGTGCCGTATCAATGAGGATCAGAAAGTGGCCCTGGATCTCGACCCCTATGTGAAGAAGCTACTTAATGCCCGGCGACGAGTTGTCTTGGTCAACAACATTCTACAGAATGCCCAG GAACGGCTGAGGCGGCTAAACCACAGTGTTGCCAAGGAAACAGCCCGAAGGAGGGCAATGCTGGATTCAGGAGTTTACCCCCCTGGCTCCCCAAGCAAGTAA
- the LOC114489090 gene encoding LOW QUALITY PROTEIN: chromatin target of PRMT1 protein (The sequence of the model RefSeq protein was modified relative to this genomic sequence to represent the inferred CDS: deleted 1 base in 1 codon): protein MAAQSAPKVVLKSTTKMSLNERFTNMLKNKQPMPVNIRASMQQQQQLASARNRRLAQQMENRPSVQAALKIKQKSLKQRLGKSNIQARLGRPIGALARGAIGGRGLPIIQRGLPRGGLRGGRATRTLLRGGMSLRGQNLLRGGRAVAPRMGLRRGGVRGRGGPGRGGLGRGAMGRGGIGGRGRGMIGRGRGGFGGEAEAVDEGEVPFLALY, encoded by the exons CTTTACTAATATGCTGAAGAACAAACAGCCGATGCCAGTGAATATTCGGGCTTCGATGCAGCAACAACAGCAGCTAGCCAGTGCCAGAAACAGAAGACTGGCCCAGCAGATGGAGAATAGACCCTCTGTCCAGGCAGCATTAAAAATTAAGCAG AAGAGCTTAAAGCAGCGCCTGGGTAAGAGTAACATCCAGGCACGGTTAGGCCGACCCataggggccctggccaggggagCAATCGGAGGACGAGGCCTGCCCATAATCCAGAGAGGCTTGCCCAGAGGAGGACTACGTGGGGGACGTGCCACAAGAACCCTACTTAGGGGCGGGATGTCGCTCCGAG GTCAAAACCTGCTCCGAGGTGGACGAGCCGTAGCTCCCCGAATGGGCTTAAGAAGAGGTGGTGTTCGAGGTCGTGGAGGTCCTGGGAGAGGGGGCCTAGGGCGTGGAGCTATGGGTCGTGGCGGAATCGGTGGTAGAG GTCGGGGTATGATAGGTCGGGGAAGAGGGGGCTTTGGAGGC GAGGCCGAGGCCGTGGACGAGGGAGAGGTGCCCTTTCTCGCCCTGTACTGA